One genomic segment of Corynebacterium durum includes these proteins:
- a CDS encoding TIGR01777 family oxidoreductase, translated as MSFTASHVLPFDREFVWDWHTRKGAAARLIPPFFPMHPVKEAKRLSDGTTTYSLPAGLRWVSRHDLSAYRRGHRFSEVCVSSPIRSIADWRHTHSFADVEGGTLITDDIHTRAPSGPLKSFLAYRQHQLLGDLSFLSRIAALVDAPPLTVGVTGSRSLIGRAVTAQLRTAGHTVVQIVREKMRPGRRLWEPFHPAQDLLDGIDVVVHLAGEPMLGRFNDDHKKAIRDSRIVPTRKLAELAASSPQCTAFICASAIGLYGPHTGEAAVTEASEPGEGFLAEVTQEWESACAPAVEAGKRVVNIRTGVVLSGRGGVLPIKRVLFSTGLGGNVGGGSQWVSWISLDDLSDIYVRAVVDPTLSGPINAVAPNPVQNRDITKALSKQLNRPALMPIPSLGPKLLRGKEGAAEISLADQRVSPAVLSSKEHVFRFPTVEEALAHELGGDDLLPDPTKH; from the coding sequence ATGAGCTTTACCGCCAGCCATGTCCTACCGTTCGATCGGGAGTTTGTGTGGGATTGGCATACCCGCAAAGGAGCGGCTGCACGGCTGATCCCACCGTTTTTCCCCATGCACCCGGTCAAGGAGGCGAAACGGCTGTCGGATGGCACCACCACCTATTCCCTTCCGGCTGGTCTGCGCTGGGTCTCGCGTCACGACCTTTCAGCGTATCGTCGTGGCCACCGCTTTTCAGAGGTCTGCGTGTCGTCGCCGATTCGCTCCATTGCCGATTGGCGTCACACCCACAGTTTCGCTGACGTGGAGGGCGGCACCCTCATCACCGACGATATTCACACCCGCGCCCCCAGCGGCCCACTCAAAAGTTTTCTGGCTTACCGTCAACATCAGCTGCTGGGCGATTTATCGTTCCTGTCCCGCATAGCAGCGCTTGTCGACGCCCCGCCCCTCACCGTTGGTGTCACCGGTTCCCGAAGTCTGATTGGTCGCGCCGTGACAGCCCAGCTACGTACTGCGGGACACACGGTAGTACAGATCGTGCGGGAGAAAATGCGCCCTGGTAGGCGTTTGTGGGAGCCTTTTCATCCAGCACAAGACCTGTTGGACGGCATCGATGTGGTGGTGCATTTGGCGGGCGAGCCGATGCTCGGCAGGTTCAACGACGACCACAAGAAAGCCATCCGCGATTCCCGCATCGTTCCGACCCGTAAACTTGCGGAACTCGCGGCGTCATCACCGCAGTGCACGGCATTCATCTGCGCTTCAGCCATTGGGTTGTACGGCCCGCACACGGGCGAGGCGGCGGTGACCGAGGCGTCGGAACCCGGCGAGGGTTTCCTGGCGGAGGTTACCCAGGAGTGGGAGTCGGCCTGTGCCCCGGCCGTTGAGGCTGGCAAGCGTGTGGTGAACATTCGGACGGGCGTGGTACTCAGCGGGCGCGGCGGTGTGCTTCCGATCAAGCGCGTGCTGTTTTCTACTGGTCTGGGCGGAAATGTTGGCGGCGGAAGCCAGTGGGTGTCGTGGATTTCACTTGACGATCTCAGTGACATTTATGTTCGCGCAGTCGTTGACCCCACGCTATCTGGTCCGATCAACGCTGTTGCCCCCAATCCGGTGCAGAACCGCGACATCACAAAGGCGCTGTCGAAACAACTTAACCGCCCAGCTCTCATGCCTATTCCATCGTTGGGACCGAAGCTGTTGCGCGGTAAAGAAGGTGCAGCCGAGATTTCCCTTGCTGACCAACGCGTCTCCCCCGCTGTACTATCAAGCAAAGAACATGTGTTTCGTTTCCCCACGGTTGAGGAGGCGCTGGCGCATGAACTCGGCGGCGATGACTTGTTGCCCGACCCAACCAAGCACTAA
- a CDS encoding YbjN domain-containing protein: MTPLTIDRVAEIFTNEDLQYRIGDEPNILLSGFPNTAVALIIDGDTLKFEGRWRGEPPSTDAPTILAVVNEWNLTQIMPALHFVETTPGTLALIVHRELLTEGGVSHNQLGAFITSSIHNTLACFNWLEEQFPTLVTWETPATEATETEGAADDE; encoded by the coding sequence GTGACCCCACTTACCATTGATCGTGTTGCCGAGATTTTCACCAACGAAGATTTGCAATATCGCATCGGCGACGAACCAAACATCCTGCTCAGCGGTTTCCCCAACACCGCCGTTGCCCTCATTATTGACGGCGACACTCTCAAATTTGAGGGCCGATGGCGTGGAGAACCCCCATCCACTGACGCCCCAACCATTTTGGCCGTGGTCAACGAATGGAACCTGACGCAGATCATGCCGGCACTTCACTTTGTGGAAACCACCCCTGGGACGTTGGCACTCATTGTGCACCGTGAACTGCTGACAGAAGGCGGCGTTTCCCACAACCAGCTCGGTGCCTTCATCACCTCCTCAATTCACAACACCCTGGCGTGCTTCAACTGGCTGGAAGAGCAATTCCCCACACTTGTCACCTGGGAGACCCCCGCAACAGAAGCAACCGAGACTGAAGGAGCAGCCGACGATGAGTGA
- a CDS encoding YbjN domain-containing protein codes for MSEQVTSVTFDDVVNVMGEFGITLTLADDEPIGSANLNGYNVTFALVNNTAVIVRADKTTEEKVADGNPTFFLACNHFNAYVHSTKAAAVNRTEMVIIRTECEFIVAAGLTHEQLKTYLKSSVDNVLAAQENVAQLAASLQGNGNTESEAKDTDN; via the coding sequence ATGAGTGAACAAGTCACATCGGTCACCTTTGATGACGTTGTCAATGTTATGGGCGAGTTTGGGATTACCCTCACCCTCGCCGACGATGAACCCATCGGAAGCGCAAACCTCAACGGATATAACGTGACGTTCGCGCTGGTCAACAACACGGCAGTGATCGTGCGGGCAGACAAAACCACTGAGGAAAAAGTTGCCGATGGCAACCCCACCTTCTTCCTGGCCTGCAATCATTTCAATGCATATGTGCACAGCACCAAGGCGGCCGCCGTCAACCGCACAGAAATGGTGATCATTCGCACGGAATGCGAGTTCATTGTGGCCGCTGGCCTCACCCACGAGCAACTGAAGACATACCTGAAGAGTTCCGTGGACAATGTGCTGGCTGCGCAGGAGAACGTGGCGCAACTTGCCGCATCGTTGCAGGGCAACGGCAACACAGAATCGGAAGCAAAAGACACCGATAACTAA